In the Oryzias latipes chromosome 23, ASM223467v1 genome, one interval contains:
- the LOC101164364 gene encoding sorting and assembly machinery component 50 homolog A, protein MGAVHAKSMDPLPMHGKDLGVNPDDLMEHPEPEPDAKQEILENKDVVVQHVNIQGLGRTKEDLLGYEISDVFNAKNLIDVMKKAHIARQRLLRLGIFKEVEVLIDTSEGADALPNGLDVTFEVNEIKRLTGSYNTMVGNNEGSMVLGLKLPNMIGRAEKLTFQFSYGTKETSYGLSFFKPQPGYFERNLTLNMYKVTGQFPWSSLKETDRGVSAEFNFPVGPTGHMLKWEGVWRELGCLARSASFAVREESGHSLKSALSHTMSIDSRNSAIFPSSGALLRINQELAGFTGGDASFFKEDFELQLNRRLFWDSVLSASLWGGMLFPIEGKPSCIADRFYLGGPTSVRGFGMYSIGPQSEGDYLGGEAYWAGGLHLYTPLPFRPGRGGFGDLFRTHFFLNAGNLCNLNYGEGPRAHLQKLAECIRWSYGAGIVLRLGNIARLELNYCIPMGVQSGDRICDGVQFGAGIRFL, encoded by the exons ATGGGAGCCGTTCACGCAAAA AGTATGGATCCCCTCCCGATGCACGGCAAGGATCTTGGAGTCAACCCTGATGACCTGATGGAGCATCCAGAACCGGAACCAGATGCCAAGCAGGAGATCTTAGAAAATAAAGAT GTGGTCGTCCAGCATGTCAACATCCAGGGTTTGGGGAGAACCAAAGAAGATTTGCTCGGTTATGAGATCTCTGACGTCTTTAATGCCAAAAATCTCATTGAC GTCATGAAAAAAGCTCACATTGCAAGACAGAGGCTTCTCCGACTGGGAATCTTCAAAGAGGTGGAGGTCCTCATTGATACATCTGAGG GTGCGGACGCTTTACCCAATGGTTTAGATGTGACTTTTGAGGTGAACGAAATCAAGCGTCTGACAGGAAGTTACAACACAATGGTTGGGAACAACGAAGGAAGCATG GTTCTGGGTCTGAAGCTGCCAAACATGATTGGCCGGGCGGAGAAGCTCACTTTCCAGTTCTCCTACGGTACAAAAGAGACATCCTACGGCCTGTCCTTCTTCAAGCCCCAGCCAGGATACTTTGAACGCAA CCTCACTCTCAATATGTACAAAGTCACTGGTCAGTTTCCATGGAGCTCCTTAAAGGAGACTGACCGCGGCGTGTCGGCGGAATTCAAT TTTCCTGTGGGGCCAACCGGCCACATGCTGAAGTGGGAGGGTGTGTGGAGGGAACTGGGCTGCCTGGCTCGCAGCGCCTCCTTTGCTGTGCGCGAGGAGAGCGGGCACTCGCTGAAGTCTGCCCTCTCG CACACAATGTCAATCGACTCAAGAAATTCTGCCATCTTCCCGAGCAGTGGGGCCTTACTTCGCATCAACCAG GAGCTGGCTGGCTTCACAGGAGGAGACGCCAGCTTCTTCAAAGAGGATTTTGAGTTGCAGCTGAACAGGCGGCTTTTCTGGGATTCC GTCTTGTCTGCCTCTCTGTGGGGTGGAATGCTGTTTCCCATTGAAGGAAAACCTTCCTGCATCGCTGACAG GTTCTACCTTGGAGGCCCCACAAGTGTGCGAGGCTTTGGGATGTACAGCATTGGGCCTCAGAGTGAAG GTGACTATTTGGGTGGGGAGGCATACTGGGCTGGCGGCCTGCACCTCTATACTCCACTTCCCTTCAGGCCAGGGAGAGGAGGCTTCGGAGATCTTTTCAGAACACACTTCTTTCTGAATGCCGGTAACCTATGCAACCTGAACTATG GTGAGGGTCCTCGAGCACACCTTCAAAAGTTAGCAGAGTGTATTCGCTGGTCATATGGAGCAGGCATTGTGCTGCGCCTCGGAAACATCGCCAGACTGGAACTCAACTACTGCATCCCCATGGGGGTTCAGAGTGGAGATCG GATATGTGACGGTGTCCAGTTTGGAGCAGGAATTCGTTTTCTGTGA